AATGTACCCGCGGCGGATGCGCATCACGACGCAAAATCAGGCGCTGCGGCGTTGTCGCGATGGGACGATGAGGGAGGCGCAGTCCCCGACGGACTGCCGAGATGAACCAACGTCGGCAACAGGAGGATTCCCCATGTCGCCTAAAAATATGTCACGTAAAAACATGTCACTGACAAAATTCGGCATCGATGACGGCCCGCACAACATGGACGGGCTGCGGGTTCTCGCGCGGGACGGAGCTGAACGGGTCGAAGCGTTCATCGGCCGCAAGGTGATGGACGTCTGGGTCGAATCCATCGAGCACCGGGGAGCACGACGGAGTCTGTTCCGCGATCAGTACAACGCGTTGGGCAAGCGCAATCTTGCTGCGATCGAGCGGATCGTGAACGCGAAATACCAGCGCGGCGCCGCACTCAACCGCCAGCATCCCTATGTCGAGGTGCTGTTCTCGGATATCACGGAAAGCGGCGAGGCCCTGGATCTCGGCGGCCTCGTACGCATGCCCTTGCCGCCGGAGTTTCTCAGGCTGGGTTGAGTCGTTATCACAGCAAATCCGAATGACCCCATGATGAAAAAACCTGTCCTCACAATTGACGAACCCGAGCCGAAAAAAGCGATACGAGCCGACCGGCCTCCGACCGAGGGCTTCGTGACGGTTGTCGACGGCCACTTCAAGTCGGAGTTTGACACTGCCGAGGCAGCCGAAACGGCGGCGCGGAAATTGAAGTCGGCTTACCCGATGCTCCAGATCGAAATCTATGATGCGGCCAACATGGTCCGCACATTGTTGAGCTAGACCGTCATACCCGGCGAAATAGTAAGGTGAGCAAAGGCGCGTTGCGCCGTGCCCACCATCTTTCAACAAATTCGTCCTGAATGGTGGGCACGCTCCGCTTTTCCCACCCTAGTCGGCCGTGAAGAATCCTGGATTTTCAGGCTGGATTGACCCGGGGAAGGTGGCGATGATTTGCCACAACAAGAGCCTGAGCCAGCAGATCAGGCGGCGGAAGTTATAGCCGACGGCGGCGAGGACGGCGTTGATGGCGTCGCCTTCACGATGCCAGAGGTAGTTGCGGCCCATGCGGTGCTCGGATTTGAGGTGGCCGATGACCGGCTCGACGGCGGAACGCCGTCGCAGCTGGCGCTTGATCTGTGGCGTCACCCGCCGCTTCTGTCCTGAGATGAACACCCTGAACTTGTAATCGGGCGGAGCGTTGTGGCCGCGATAGCCCTTGTCGAGGAGCGCGCGCTCGATGGTGTTGCCGATCAGCGCCTCCATCTCGGGGATGACGGTTGCAAGTGTGTGGCCGTCATAGGGGTTGCCGGGCAGCGCCTTCACATGGCTCACGAACTGCCCGCCCTTGGCGTGCGCCAGCGTAGTGGCGACCGAGACCTTGACGCCGAACTCGTAAGGCCGGTGCGCCTTGCCCTTGCCGATGCATTCCACCTCCGGCGCGTGCAGCGAGTAGAGCTTCGGGCCACGCTGGCGCTGCTTCTGCTCGAGCACTTGTCGCGCCCGCGCCAGCATGCGCTCCAACACGACCCCCCCGAGCAAGTCGGCGTTGCCGCCGAGTTTGCGGCCTATGTCGCGGATGATGCGGCCGAGATAGATTTTGAGCTTCTTCAAGGCTCTGTTGGCGCGCTTGAACTGCTTGGCGTGGGCATAACGCTGGTGCTTGATCAGCGCGAACTTGCCCACCCTGGCATAGGACTGGCGCAGCTTGACACCATATCGCTTCGCCAGCCGGACCAGGATCTCGCGGGCGCGGTTCAGCAGCCTGGCATCGGTCGGGAACATCACGTTCTTGGGCTGCACCGTCGTATCAATGATGACCCGATTAAGATCGGCCGGTTTGATCGCCTCGGTCTTGCTGGCCACCGCAAGGCTCTCCTGCAGCAAGGCCTGCAACTTCTCCTCGCCCATCCGCTGTCGCCAGCGCGTCAGCGAAGAGCGATCGAACACCAACCGGTGCTGGAAGAACTCCTCGCCGCAGAAGAACTGGTAATAGGGGTTCTCCACCCAGCGCTCGCACAACACCTCATCAGAGAGGTCGTAGGTGTGCTTGAGGATCGCGAGTCCCGCCATCAGGCGGGTCGGCAATGGCGGCCGGCCCGGCTTGTCCTCATAGACCGCCCCGAACCGCTGCTCCAGGAACGACCAGTCGATCGTCTGTGCCAGCTTCACCAGCGGGTGGCCCATGTCGATGATCGCGTCCAGCCGCGAGCGCAGAAGATCGGCTTGTCCCGTCTCTCGTCGTTCCCTTGGTCGCATCGCTCCCTCCGATGCGATGACGGAATCACGGCTCGCGATTCGACGGAATCCTCAAAAATGAAATTGCAAGCTTTTGGGCAGTCAAAGCCCCAAAGCTTGCAATCTCAAAGCCAATCTCGCCCGGAAAATCGATTCTTGATCAACCGCTTGGATGGTTCTTCACGGACGACACCCTACGAAACCCAGTCGCCATTCGCGAGGTGCGTTCCCTCTCCCCTTGCGGGGGAGGGAGCGCATCGAGCGCGCAGCGACAGCGTGCACAATAGGTCGCCCTACTCCTCCACGCCCGCTTCCTGCGGCGTGAACTGGTAGACCGAGGAGCAGAACTCGCAGGTCACGACCACCTTGCCGTCCTTCACCATCTCCGCGCGGTCTTTTGCAGCAAAACTTTTCAGCATCGACGACACCGCCTCGCGCGAGCAGGAGCATTGCGCGCGCAACGGCAGCGGCGTGAACACGCGCACGCCGCGTTCGTGAAACAGCCGGTACAGCAGGCGCTCGCCCGACAGATCAGGATCGATCAGCTCGACATCCTCGACAGTGCCGATCAGCGACTGGCCCTCGACCCAGGCATCATCCTCGGCAACCGAATGCGTCACCGCACCGTCAGGCGCATCGCCCGGATGCAGGTCGGCCTGCCGCGCCCGTTCCGGCGCCTTCGGCAGGAATTGCAGCAGCATGCCGCCGGCGCGCCAGCGGTGCTTCGGACCGCTGCCATCACCGCCGCGCCATTCCTCGCCGACCGCGAGCCGCACGCGGGTCGGGATCTGCTCGGAGCGCAGGAAATATTCATGCGCCGCGTCCTCCAGGCTGCCGCCGTCGAGCGCCACCAGACCCTGATAGCGGCTCATGTCCTGTCCCTGGTCGATGGTCATCGCGAGATGACCCTTGCCGAGCAGTTGGCCTGAATCCTGGCCGTCCTTCAGCCGCCTCACGTCATAGCGCGCATAGGCGCGCAGGCGGTCGGGTGCCTGAAAATCCACGATCAGAAACGACACCGGACCGTCGGTCTGCGTCTGCATGATGAAGCGGCCCTCGAATTTCAGGGCGGAGCCGAGCAACGTCGCCAGCACGATCGCCTCGCCGAGCAGCTTGCCGACAGCGGGCGGATAATCGTGCTTGGTCAGGATGTCGTCGAGCGCGGGGCCGAGCCGGGTCAGCCGTCCGCGCAGGTCGAGCTCGGCGACCTCGAACGGCAGCACCGCGTCATCGACGGGAATGGACGAGGGCGCGCGAACGGGCGCCTCGGTCGTGATTTTGATTTCTGATTGTGAATCCATGGCGCTTTATCTGGGGTCGGAGAGGGCAAAGTGAAAGGGGGTTGAGAGGCGTGAAATATCTCCACGAGTCGTCCCTGCCTAGTGCGCAATTGCGCACAAGGCGCAGGGACCCATAACCACAGGGCGTTGTGAGTTAGGCAAGGCGTCAGCCACTGCCTTCAATCATTAGGGCCGCGGCGTATGGGTCCCTGCGTTCGCAGGGACGACGGAGAAGGCTACGCCACTTCGTTAAAACACCAGGCCAGAATGCCTTTTTGCGCGTGCAGGCGGTTTTCGGCCTCGTCGAACACCACCGATTGCGGGCCGTCGATCACTTCATCCGTGACCTCCTCGCCGCGATGCGCGGGCAGGCAGTGCATGAAGATCGCGTCCGGCTTGGCCAGCGACATCAGCTTCGCATTGACCTGATAGGGCTTGAGCACGTTGTGGCGATGTTCGCCGTCCTTGTCGCCCATCGACACCCACGTATCGGTGACGACGCAATCGGCGCCGCGAACGGCGGCTTCGGGATCATTGCCGAGCACGATGGGCGCCTGGGTCGCCTTGATCCAGTCCTTCATCGCCTTGTTCGGCGCGAGCTGCGGCGGGGTCGCGACATTGAGCTGGAACTTGAAACGCTCCGCCGCATGCGCCCATGACGCCAGCACGTTGTTGTCGTCGCCGGTCCAGGCCACGGTCTTGCCCTCGATCGGCCCGCGATGCTCCTCAAAGGTCATCAGATCGGCCATCACCTGGCAGGGATGCGAGCGCCGCGTCAGCCCGTTGATCACGGGCACGGTCGCGTGCGCGGCCAATTCCAGCAGCGCGTCGTGATTGAGGATGCGGATCATGATCGCATCGACATAGCGCGACAGCACGCGCGCGGTGTCGGCGATGGTCTCGCCGCGGCCGAGCTGCATCTCCGCGCCGGTCAGCATGATCGCCTCGCCGCCGAGCTGGCGCATGCCGACGTCGAACGACACCCGCGTGCGGGTCGACGGACGTTCGAAGATCATCGCCAGCGTCTTGCCTTCGAGCGGCTTGTTGCCCTTGTCATGTGCCTTGAGCTTCGCCTTCATGTCGGCGCTCAGCGCCAGCATGTTGCGCAACTCCATTGGCGGCAGTTCGCTGATGTCTAGAAAGTGACGGACGGATTTGCTCATCATCCCGCCGCCTTCTTCAACTGATTACCCGACAGTGCGGCGCAGGCGCGCTCCAGCATCTGAACGGACTCGTCGATCTCGGCCTCGGTCACGATCAGCGGCGCCAGGAACCGCACCACATTGTCGCCGGCGCCGACGGTGAGCAATTTCTCGCCGCGCAACGCGTTGACGAGATCGCCCGACGGCACCACGGCCTTGACGCCGACCAAAAGCCCCTCGCCGCGCACTTCCGAGAGCACGGCGGGATAACGATCGACCACGGAGGCCAGTTTCTGTTTGAGCAGCAGCGACATCTTCTGCACATGGTCGAAGAAGCCGGGCTTTAGCATCACGTCGAGCACGGCATTGGCCGCCGCGATCGCCAGCGGATTGCCGCCGAAGGTCGAGCCGTGCGAGCCGGGCATCATGCCGCTTGCCGCTTCCGCGGTCGCCAGCACCGCGCCGATCGGAAAGCCGCCGCCGAGCGCTTTGGCCAGCGACATCACATCAGGGGTCACGCCGACGCGCTTGTAGGCAAAGAGATCGCCGGTGCGGCCCATGCCGGTCTGCACCTCGTCGAACGCCAGCAGCAGGCCGTGCTCGTCGCAGAGCTGGCGCAGCGCCTTGAAGAAAGATTGCGGCGCGGAGCGCACGCCGCCCTCGCCCTGCACCGGCTCGATCAGGATGCCCGCGGTGTGCGGACCGATCGCCTTTTTCACTGCTTCGAGATCGCCGTGCGGCACCTGGTCAAAACCGTCCATCGGCGGGCCAAAACCTTCGAGATATTTGGCGGAGCCGGTGGCGGCGAGCGTGCCGAGGGTGCGGCCGTGGAAGGCGCCCTCGAAGGTGATGATGCGATAGCGTTCGGGATGGCCCTTGGAGAATTGATAGCGGCGCACGACCTTGATCACGCCTTCCATCGCTTCCGCGCCGGAATTGCAGAAGAACACGAGGTCGGCAAAGCTCTGCCCGCACAGCCGCGCGGCAAGCTTCTCGCCGTCCGGACTCTTGAACAGGTTCGACATGTGCCAGAGTTTTGTCGCCTGCTCCTGCAGCGCCGCGATCAGGTGCGGATGGCAGTGACCCAGCGCATTCACCGCAACACCCGAGGTGAAGTCGAGATAGCGATCGCCATTGGTGGCGGTCAGCCAACAGCCCTCGCCGCGCTCGAAGCCGAGATCGACCCTGGCAAAGACGGGGAGCAGATGCGACGTGGCGCTATGGGTCATGGCAATCACTGAAGGTTTGAGACCTGGTTTCAAGACCTGCCGCGGAGCACACGCGTGCATGGGCGCGAACGCGGCAACGGCCGGTCTTGCGAAAACGAAACGTGCCGCCTCTTAAGGGCGGCACGTAAGAGGTATTCTATGTGGGCGGGGAGCGCTGTCAACATGCCACGAGGCCGCCTTTCATGCACTGCAAGGCAGGAAATCCGTAGGATTGCGGTGTGGTGGAAAACACGCAGTGCAATGCCTAGATGTCCGGAACATGTGGACGCGCGGGCCCGGACTCTTGCGCCAGAGTCACGCCATATTGTAGCGTCTGGGTTGTCGGGTACGACATCTCGTGCGGCAGTTCTGATCCCTAGAGTCCATTTTGTGTAAGCGTACACGTTCGGGCGCGATTTTTGCGCCCGGCGAGGGCTAAGGGATTCTGACCGCAGGGATTTTTGAGACGAATGACATCGCCAGCGCTGCCCTGGGTTGGCCGGCGCGACGCGAAGGGAAGAATACGATGACGGTATTGACCTGGTCCGACGATCGCGTCGAGCAGCTGAAGAAGCTCTGGGAAGCCGGATTATCGGCCAGCCAGATCGCCGCGGAACTCGGAAATGTGACGCGAAACGCAGTGATCGGCAAAGTGCACCGGCTGGGCCTGTCCGGCCGCGCCAAGAGCCCCTCCTCGGCAGCCCCACGGCAGCGCAAGGCACGCCCGGCGCAACAGATGATGCGGGTCTCACGCCCGGTCTCGCGCGGCAACACCGCGCTGGCGCACGCCTTCGAGGTCGAGATGGAGCCTGATCCGATCGCCTTCGATAACGTGGTGCCGATGAGCCAGCGGCTGTCGCTGCTCGAACTGAACGAAGCCACCTGCCACTGGCCGGTCGGTGATCCCTCGAGCCCGGAATTCTTCTTCTGCGGCGGCAAGGCGCTTTCGGGCCTGCCTTATTGCGCGCATCACTCGCGCGTCGCGTATCAGCCGGCAGCCGACCGGCGGAGGCATCAGCCGAAGCCGACGCGGTAAGAGGCGGTTATCGTAGCCCGGATGGAGCGAAGCGAAATCCGGGACTATGTCGCTATGGGTTAGATTCCCGGGTTGCGCTTCGCTTCACCCGGACTACGAACTCAACGTTGTCGTCCCTGCGAAAGCGGGGACCCATAACCACCGGCGTTCGTGGTTATGTCACGCTGGAGCTCCAGCTCTCTTCAACAAATTACATCGGTGGTTATGGGTCTCCGCGTTCGCGGGGACGACGATGCAATGTGCGGACAACGATAGAGCTATTACGACTCCACCTTCGCGAACCGATCATCCAGCGCATATCCCGCGCCGCGCACGGTGCGGATCGGGTCCTGCTCGCGGCCCGGGTTGAGCAATTTGCGCAGGCGGCCGATGTGGACGTCGACGGTGCGCTCGTCGATATAGATGTCGCGGCCCCAGACGCTGTCGAGCAATTGCTCGCGGCTGAAGACGCGGCCGGGATGCTCCAGGAAAAATTCCAGCAAGCGATACTCGGTCGGGCCGAGATCGATCTGGCGGCCGGAACGCGCGACGCGTCTTTTCTCACGATCCAGTTCGATGTCGCCATAGGTGAGCACGGTGGCGAGCCGCTCGGGGCTTGCCCGCCGCAGCAGTCCCTTCACCCGCGCCAGCAGCTCCGGCACCGAGAACGGCTTGACGATGTAATCGTCGGCGCCGGTCGCCAGGCCCCGCACCCGCTCGCTCTCCTCGCCGCGCGCCGTCAGCATGATGATCGGCAACTGCTTGGTCTCCGGCCGCGCCCGCAGGCGGCGGCACAGCTCGATGCCCGACAGCCCGGGCAGCATCCAGTCGAGCACGACGAGATCGGGAATGCGTTCCTTCAACCGCGTATCGGCGTCATCGCCACGGGCGACGGTTTCGACATCATAGCCTTCGGCGTCGAGGTTGTAGCGCAACAGCGTGGTCAGCGCTTCCTCGTCCTCGACCACCATAATGCGCGCGCTCATTCTGCTATCGCCTCTTCTGTTTGACGCGTTTTCACGCAGATAAGTCTACGCAATCTGCGTAAACTTGATTGCTATGCGAACCGGTCTCCACTTCGCTTGAAAACGCTGTGTCAAGTGTTCGGTACGGTCGTGGCAAAATTCGTCATGTCGCCCTTCGGGCGCTTGTCGAGCATCTGCTGTCCCTCGATCATGTAGAACACGGTTTCAGCGATGTTGGTGGCATGGTCGCCGATCCGCTCGATGTTCTTGGCACAGAACATCAAATGGATGCAGAACGAGATGTTGCGCGGGTCTTCCATCATGTAGGTGAGCAGTTCGCGGAACAGCGAGGTGCAGATGGCGTCGACTTCCTCGTCGCCCTTCCAGACCGCCATCGCCGCCGGCAGGTCGTGCGCCGCATAGGCGTCCAGCACCGACTTGACCTGCGACAGCACCAGGTCGGTCATGTGTTCAAGGCCGCGCATCAGCTTCAAGGGCTGGAAATCGTTCTCCAGCGCCGCGACGCGCTTGCCCATATTCTTGGCGAGGTCGCCGATCCGCTCCAGATCGGTGGCCACCCGCATCGCGCCGACGATCTCGCGCAGATCGATCGCCATCGGCTGGCGGCGCGCGATGGTCAGCACCGCGCGCTCCTCGATCAGATGCTGCAGACGGTCGATCTCGACGTCGGTGGCGACGACACGCTTGCCGAGCGCGACGTCGCGACGGACCAGCGCGTCGACGGATTCGGTGATCATCCGCTCGACCATGCCGCCCATCTCGGCAACCAGGCGAGTCAGTTCCTGAAGGTCGCTGTCGAATGCCTTGGCGGTGTGTTCAGAAGCCATGTGCTATCTCCTCAAATCAGGATCCGGTTTGAACCGGATCATGATTTTATTTCGCTGTTTGAGCATGATCTCTTCGGAAAACCGGTTTCCACTTTTCCGGATCATGCTCTAGCCGAACCGACCGGTGATGTAGTCCTGGGTGCGTCGATCGCTCGGCGAGGTAAAAATCTTGTTGGTATCGTCGAACTCGATCAGCTCACCGAGATACATGAAGGCGGTCTTGTCCGAGACGCGCGCCGCCTGCTGCATGTTATGGGTGACGATGGCGATGGTGTAATCCTCCGCCAGTTCCTGGATCAGCTCCTCGATCTTGGCGGTCGAGATCGGGTCCAGCGCGGAACAAGGCTCGTCGAACAGGATCACCTCGGGCCGCACCGCGACCGTGCGCGCGATGCAGAGCCGCTGCTGCTGGCCGCCGGACAGCGACAGGCCGCTTGCATTCAGCTTGTCCTTGACCTCGTTCCACAGCGCGCCGCCGCGCAGCGCCTTCTCGACCCGGCCATCCATCTCCGACTTGGAGATCTTCTCATAGAGGCGGATGCCGAAGGCGATGTTTTCGTAGATCGTCATCGGAAACGGCGTCGGCTTCTGGAACACCATGCCGACGCGGGCCCGCAGCAAATTGAGATCGAGCTTGGAATCGAGGATGTTGGTCTGGTCGAGCATCAACTGGCCGGTCGCCTTCTGGCCGGGGTAGAGGTCGTACATCCGGTTGAAGATCCGCAGCAGCGTGGACTTGCCGCAGCCGGACGGGCCGATGAAGGCGGTGACGCGGTTGGTGCCGAGCGTCAGGTTGATGTTCTTCAGCGCATGGTGCTCGCCATAGTAAAAGTTCAGGCCGCGGGCGGTGACCTTGGGCGCGGCCTCGGGCAGCGCCACCTGCGGAACGGGCCCGGTCGCGTTACTCACGGATACGGAGAGATCGGTCATTTGGATGTCCTCTCGGCGCCAAGAATGCGCGCGCCAATGTTCAAGGCCAATACGGTGAGCGTGATCAGCAGGGCTCCGCTCCAGGCGAGCTGCTTCCAGTAGACATAGGGGCTCTGCACGAAGTTGTTGATGGTGACCGGCAGGTTCGCCATCGTCTTGGTCAGGTTCAGGCTGAAGAACTGGTTCGACAGCGCGGTGAACAAGAGCGGCGCGGTCTCGCCGGCGACGCGGGCGGTCGCGAGCAGCACGCCGGTGATCAGGCCCGACCGCGCGGCGCGATAGGCGATCCGCCGGATCACCAGCGAACGCGGCAGGCCGAGCGCGGAGGCCGCCTCGCGCAGCGGATTGGGCACCAGTCCCAGCATGTCCTCGGTGGTGCGAACCACCACGGGGATCACGATCACGGCGAGCGCCAGGCAGCCGGCGAAGGCCGAGAAGCCGCCCATCGGCACCACGATGGCGCCGTAGATGAACAGGCCGATGATGATCGACGGCGCGCTCAGCAGGATGTCGTTGATGAAGCGGATCACCGAGGTGAGCTTGTCGTGCTTGCCGTATTCGGCGAGATACGTGCCGGCGAACAGGCCGAGCGGCGCGCCGATGCCGACGCCGATCACGGTCATCATGATCGAGCCGATGATGGCGTTGCGCAGGCCGCCATCGGTCGAGCCCGGCGGCGGCGTATCCTGGGTGAAGACGGCCAGGTTGAGCCCGGAGAGGCCGTTGTAAAACAGCGTGAACAGGATCAGCGCCAGCCAGGTCACGCCGAACAAAGCGGCGCCCAGGCAGAGGAACTTGATGATGATGTTGTTGCGGCGGCGGGCTACGTAAATCGGGTTCATGATCTCAGTTCCCCGCCTTCTTTTCCAGCCGCATCAGCATCAGCCTCGCGGCGGCGAGAACGAAGAACGTCAGCACGAACAGCAGCAAGCCGAGCAGGATCAGGCCCGACTGGTGCAAGCCGTCGCTCTCGGCGAATTCAGAGGCGATCGCCGCCGAGAT
This portion of the Bradyrhizobium sp. AZCC 2262 genome encodes:
- a CDS encoding signal transduction histidine kinase — protein: MSLTKFGIDDGPHNMDGLRVLARDGAERVEAFIGRKVMDVWVESIEHRGARRSLFRDQYNALGKRNLAAIERIVNAKYQRGAALNRQHPYVEVLFSDITESGEALDLGGLVRMPLPPEFLRLG
- a CDS encoding IS5 family transposase → MRPRERRETGQADLLRSRLDAIIDMGHPLVKLAQTIDWSFLEQRFGAVYEDKPGRPPLPTRLMAGLAILKHTYDLSDEVLCERWVENPYYQFFCGEEFFQHRLVFDRSSLTRWRQRMGEEKLQALLQESLAVASKTEAIKPADLNRVIIDTTVQPKNVMFPTDARLLNRAREILVRLAKRYGVKLRQSYARVGKFALIKHQRYAHAKQFKRANRALKKLKIYLGRIIRDIGRKLGGNADLLGGVVLERMLARARQVLEQKQRQRGPKLYSLHAPEVECIGKGKAHRPYEFGVKVSVATTLAHAKGGQFVSHVKALPGNPYDGHTLATVIPEMEALIGNTIERALLDKGYRGHNAPPDYKFRVFISGQKRRVTPQIKRQLRRRSAVEPVIGHLKSEHRMGRNYLWHREGDAINAVLAAVGYNFRRLICWLRLLLWQIIATFPGSIQPENPGFFTAD
- a CDS encoding Hsp33 family molecular chaperone, with amino-acid sequence MDSQSEIKITTEAPVRAPSSIPVDDAVLPFEVAELDLRGRLTRLGPALDDILTKHDYPPAVGKLLGEAIVLATLLGSALKFEGRFIMQTQTDGPVSFLIVDFQAPDRLRAYARYDVRRLKDGQDSGQLLGKGHLAMTIDQGQDMSRYQGLVALDGGSLEDAAHEYFLRSEQIPTRVRLAVGEEWRGGDGSGPKHRWRAGGMLLQFLPKAPERARQADLHPGDAPDGAVTHSVAEDDAWVEGQSLIGTVEDVELIDPDLSGERLLYRLFHERGVRVFTPLPLRAQCSCSREAVSSMLKSFAAKDRAEMVKDGKVVVTCEFCSSVYQFTPQEAGVEE
- the argF gene encoding ornithine carbamoyltransferase; the encoded protein is MSKSVRHFLDISELPPMELRNMLALSADMKAKLKAHDKGNKPLEGKTLAMIFERPSTRTRVSFDVGMRQLGGEAIMLTGAEMQLGRGETIADTARVLSRYVDAIMIRILNHDALLELAAHATVPVINGLTRRSHPCQVMADLMTFEEHRGPIEGKTVAWTGDDNNVLASWAHAAERFKFQLNVATPPQLAPNKAMKDWIKATQAPIVLGNDPEAAVRGADCVVTDTWVSMGDKDGEHRHNVLKPYQVNAKLMSLAKPDAIFMHCLPAHRGEEVTDEVIDGPQSVVFDEAENRLHAQKGILAWCFNEVA
- a CDS encoding aspartate aminotransferase family protein — encoded protein: MTHSATSHLLPVFARVDLGFERGEGCWLTATNGDRYLDFTSGVAVNALGHCHPHLIAALQEQATKLWHMSNLFKSPDGEKLAARLCGQSFADLVFFCNSGAEAMEGVIKVVRRYQFSKGHPERYRIITFEGAFHGRTLGTLAATGSAKYLEGFGPPMDGFDQVPHGDLEAVKKAIGPHTAGILIEPVQGEGGVRSAPQSFFKALRQLCDEHGLLLAFDEVQTGMGRTGDLFAYKRVGVTPDVMSLAKALGGGFPIGAVLATAEAASGMMPGSHGSTFGGNPLAIAAANAVLDVMLKPGFFDHVQKMSLLLKQKLASVVDRYPAVLSEVRGEGLLVGVKAVVPSGDLVNALRGEKLLTVGAGDNVVRFLAPLIVTEAEIDESVQMLERACAALSGNQLKKAAG
- a CDS encoding GcrA family cell cycle regulator, which gives rise to MTVLTWSDDRVEQLKKLWEAGLSASQIAAELGNVTRNAVIGKVHRLGLSGRAKSPSSAAPRQRKARPAQQMMRVSRPVSRGNTALAHAFEVEMEPDPIAFDNVVPMSQRLSLLELNEATCHWPVGDPSSPEFFFCGGKALSGLPYCAHHSRVAYQPAADRRRHQPKPTR
- the phoB gene encoding phosphate regulon transcriptional regulator PhoB, which produces MSARIMVVEDEEALTTLLRYNLDAEGYDVETVARGDDADTRLKERIPDLVVLDWMLPGLSGIELCRRLRARPETKQLPIIMLTARGEESERVRGLATGADDYIVKPFSVPELLARVKGLLRRASPERLATVLTYGDIELDREKRRVARSGRQIDLGPTEYRLLEFFLEHPGRVFSREQLLDSVWGRDIYIDERTVDVHIGRLRKLLNPGREQDPIRTVRGAGYALDDRFAKVES
- the phoU gene encoding phosphate signaling complex protein PhoU, coding for MASEHTAKAFDSDLQELTRLVAEMGGMVERMITESVDALVRRDVALGKRVVATDVEIDRLQHLIEERAVLTIARRQPMAIDLREIVGAMRVATDLERIGDLAKNMGKRVAALENDFQPLKLMRGLEHMTDLVLSQVKSVLDAYAAHDLPAAMAVWKGDEEVDAICTSLFRELLTYMMEDPRNISFCIHLMFCAKNIERIGDHATNIAETVFYMIEGQQMLDKRPKGDMTNFATTVPNT
- the pstB gene encoding phosphate ABC transporter ATP-binding protein PstB, whose product is MTDLSVSVSNATGPVPQVALPEAAPKVTARGLNFYYGEHHALKNINLTLGTNRVTAFIGPSGCGKSTLLRIFNRMYDLYPGQKATGQLMLDQTNILDSKLDLNLLRARVGMVFQKPTPFPMTIYENIAFGIRLYEKISKSEMDGRVEKALRGGALWNEVKDKLNASGLSLSGGQQQRLCIARTVAVRPEVILFDEPCSALDPISTAKIEELIQELAEDYTIAIVTHNMQQAARVSDKTAFMYLGELIEFDDTNKIFTSPSDRRTQDYITGRFG
- the pstA gene encoding phosphate ABC transporter permease PstA — encoded protein: MNPIYVARRRNNIIIKFLCLGAALFGVTWLALILFTLFYNGLSGLNLAVFTQDTPPPGSTDGGLRNAIIGSIMMTVIGVGIGAPLGLFAGTYLAEYGKHDKLTSVIRFINDILLSAPSIIIGLFIYGAIVVPMGGFSAFAGCLALAVIVIPVVVRTTEDMLGLVPNPLREAASALGLPRSLVIRRIAYRAARSGLITGVLLATARVAGETAPLLFTALSNQFFSLNLTKTMANLPVTINNFVQSPYVYWKQLAWSGALLITLTVLALNIGARILGAERTSK